Part of the Bacteroidales bacterium genome, TCAGGAAAATATCAAAAAATACCAGGCAGCAGCTGAATAGCAGCATCTAACCGTTTTTCTGTCCATGGATTTGGCTATAGACCTTCCATTTTTGACTTTTCAAAGAAAAACAATTGTTTCTATACGTTTCATTATAAGCAATATAGGTAATATATTTAAAATTAATTAAAATTATCTGGCTTTGACACCCTATATTAGTGTATCTTTGTGAGCGAATGTTCACTTACTGAATTATATTTTGTTCAACACAGAAGACCTCATTAAGGGAAAAAATTATAAATCAGAATCAGTCAGCTAATATGGAAATCACAACCCGCCAATTGGAAATTATTGAAGCAGCCGGCAAAATACTTACGACCTCAGGTGTAAGCGGACTGACAATAAAAAATCTGGCAAAAGAAATGCAGTTTTCTGAAAGTGCCATCTACAGGCATTTTAAAAGCAAAGAAGAAATTATCATTGCCATGCTTAATTACCTGGCTGATAACATTGACAAGCGATTATCGAATCTGGATGGTTCATTAACTCCTGAGGAAAAATTTAAAGCATTGTTTGTGGAACAATTCCGGTTTTTTAAACTGAATCCTCATTTTGTCGTTGCAGTTTTCTCTGATGGGCTTATGGAGGAAAGCCAGGTTATAAACGAAGCTCTGCTTAAACTCATGAATGTTAAAATCAAACACTTGATGCCTGTCATCATGGACGGTCAGCAAAAAGGTATATTTACAAATGCCATTACTACTGACGAACTAATGCATATCATCATGGGAACATTCAAGCTCCAAATGTTCAAATGGCGGATCGCCAATTTTGAATTTGATATTAAAAGAAGTGGTGAAAATATGGTTCATTCAATCCTTACTCTTATCAGAAACAAACAAATATGAAAAGAACTTTCCTATATATAATAGCCACTTTGTTAGCCGCTTTTGGCTTGTTAACCTTATTTCTGAGCAGTTCAGTGATATTCGATCTGTTTGGCATCAGGGCCAGGGAGGGTAATTATGTTCTGTTTGTTGTTTGGGCAAATTTCCTGAGTAGCATACTTTATCTTTTTGCTGCTTTTGGTTTTATAACCGCTAAGACATGGACAATTAGGCCATTAGGTATATCGGCAACAATTCTGTTAGTGGCATT contains:
- a CDS encoding TetR/AcrR family transcriptional regulator; translation: MEITTRQLEIIEAAGKILTTSGVSGLTIKNLAKEMQFSESAIYRHFKSKEEIIIAMLNYLADNIDKRLSNLDGSLTPEEKFKALFVEQFRFFKLNPHFVVAVFSDGLMEESQVINEALLKLMNVKIKHLMPVIMDGQQKGIFTNAITTDELMHIIMGTFKLQMFKWRIANFEFDIKRSGENMVHSILTLIRNKQI